In the Mya arenaria isolate MELC-2E11 chromosome 11, ASM2691426v1 genome, one interval contains:
- the LOC128208346 gene encoding myoneurin-like codes for EDHQNKYRIENMVSIARKDRGKSKSERSYKMLSFYLQNMRVCFINTWKDNSKTQNERPSSRRGCHMRNLWSNLCNQRWSKGSFREYTCEHQYSYDQCSFSCIQHNQLKSHILIRTHTEEKPFKCDLCNYAAAWNVQLKDHNKVHGMACQVIMCQE; via the exons GAGGATCATCAAAATAAGTATAGAATTGAAAACATGGTTTCTATCGCTAGAAAAGACAGAGGAAAGTCCAAGTCTGAACGCTCATATAAAATGCTGTCTT TTTACTTGCAAAATATGCGGGTATGTTTCATCAACACCTGGAAAGATAATTCAAAAACACAGAATGAAAGACCATCCAGCCGAAGAGGATGTCACATGCGAAATCTGTGGAGCAACCTTTGCAACCAAAGGTGGTCTAAAGGGTCATTTAGGGAGTATACAT GTGAACATCAGTATTCCTATGATCAGTGTTCCTTCTCCTGCATTCAGCACAACCAGCTGAAATCTCATATATTAATAAGAACCCACACAGAAGAGAAGCCATTCAAGTGCGACCTGTGTAACTATGCTGCTGCCTGGAATGTACAACTGAAGGATCACAATAAAGTGCATGGTATGGCGTGTCAGGTCATTATGTGTCAGGAATGA